From Primulina tabacum isolate GXHZ01 chromosome 2, ASM2559414v2, whole genome shotgun sequence, one genomic window encodes:
- the LOC142537486 gene encoding protein DETOXIFICATION 24-like, which yields YGPRQFIYIFGGGCGDSWKGFNVAALKDIFPVVKLSISSGLMICLELWYYAILVLVAGYMKNAEVSISAFSVCINITGWEFMICLGLLGAACERVANELGRGDAKAVRFSIKVLLSTSAALGILFWILCLVFGKKIGYMFSNDENVAQRVSDLSVLLAFSMLFNSIYPVFSGVAVGAGLQATVAIINGVCFYLIGLPIGLFLGYVTDLQVKGLWIGLLCGVISLTLALSFMMWRISWDEEVLKASARLKRWYLKTPDEANKATDPA from the exons tacgggcctcgacAGTTTATATACATTTTTGGCGGTGGGTGTGGTGACTCATGGAAAGGATTCAATGTGGCTGCACTGAAGGATATTTTCCCGGTTGTGAAACTCTCGATTTCTTCTGGTCTTATGATTTG CTTGGAGTTGTGGTACTATGCCATTCTTGTCTTAGTGGCAGGATACATGAAAAATGCTGAAGTTTCCATTTCAGCCTTCTCTGTTTG TATCAACATCACCGGCTGGGAATTCATGATATGCTTAGGACTACTTGGTGCGGCATG CGAGCGGGTCGCAAATGAACTTGGCAGAGGAGATGCAAAAGCTGTTAGATTTTCAATCAAAGTCCTACTCTCCACTTCAGCTGCCTTAGGGATCCTCTTTTGGATTCTTTGCTTAGTGTTTGGCAAAAAAATTGGATACATGTTTAGCAACGATGAAAATGTTGCCCAGAGAGTGTCGGATCTCTCTGTTCTGCTCGCATTCTCCATGTTGTTCaatagcatttatccagttt TCTCAGGTGTGGCTGTCGGAGCTGGTTTGCAAGCAACAGTGGCTATTATCAACGGAGTTTGCTTCTATCTGATCGGTCTACCAATCGGCCTGTTTCTTGGATATGTGACTGATCTTCAAGTAAAG GGACTTTGGATTGGATTGCTGTGTGGAGTTATCAGTCTGACACTTGCTCTGAGTTTCATGATGTGGAGAATTAGCTGGGATGAAGAG GTATTGAAAGCTTCAGCACGGCTGAAAAGATGGTATTTGAAAACTCCTGATGAGGCTAATAAAGCGACTGATCCTGCCTAA